The segment GTCAACATTGTGGGCTAAAATTGAATCAGGATATTAATTGAGTACGTTTATAAAAGAACAGTAACATCTCTAACTTTCAATAGTTTTTCACGTCACATTGCAGTTATAGTTGATTCCCAATAAATTGCATTAATATGCATTAATAGGACACCCACATTTATATCGCTTAGTATTTAATCGCGCAGCCAAGCCACTACTACGATCAAATCGAATTAATTCCTGGTCAGGACAGAGAATTCTACCCCCAGCCAATCTCAAAGCGAATGCGATAAGCACTTACTCCGGAAATCGCATCTATCTGGTGGAATTATTGCTTCAGACATCTGGAGAGAATAAATCAAGAAGGGTTCTAATGACAAAACCTTTGTACTGCTTTTTGTCCATGAAGCCAGCACTCTATCTCTTCATTGTCGGGCAACCCGGTGGCGACCTGGGAATCTAACCAAAAAACCAAATGAAAGTGATTGAACATGATTACGCAGACGTCAGCGGTAAAGATTGAGGAAAGCCGCTTGATAAGCTCAAGAATCCACTGTTTACGGTGATCGAAGTTGCGACCATTAAAGCTATCTCTTCCGCACAGAAATGCCCGGCGCATGCAGCGGGAAATGCAGAATAGTCACGGCAAAATCTGTGTGTGTCCTATCTATGTCTTTAGAAGGTTTCTTCTCCAGTACTTAGATCGAACACGGATTTCCTCGATCTAATAATTTCTGTTTGGTCTGGAGCTATCTGCTTCAGGTTCGAAAATAGCCTCTCTGCGCATCCCTTGGGAAATTTTACCAGCATGTGCTCCCGACCATTCGGCGAGACTCCTCGACCTAATCCGCCGCGAAATAGTAGAGGCACGGGTGATACGGCATTGTTGAATAGAACTAACAAAACCCGGATCATTTTTTGCCGCTTAAATTGAGTCTTTCTGATCATCAGGTCAGAGACAACTACCTTGCGGACCTGGGACCAACAAAACGTTTGTGGTTGTCCGAGGATTATTGGATTTAGCGTCAGGTGTTCATTGTTTGCGAAAAACACAATAAGAAAGTTTTTTTTACCTTCGCCGTAATTCTCTCTAACAAGCTGAATGAGCATCCCCAATCCCACAATTGCCAGGAATCCGCCGAAGAAAAGGAGACCATATTCGATTGAATCAGATAATAAAGAAATATTTGCCAACATCGTACCACCGAGAATTAGTCCGAGGCTCAGCAAAGTCAGGGTTACTTGGGTTACCAGCATGTTTCTTCTTATTAATATTGAATCATTTGCAATGTGTAAATTTTGGCTCATCGCTCATTAGCCCTATGTGTCAGGGTAGTTGTCGTCTTTTTTGCTGATTATACATACATAGGACGGCAAGGAAATCTTATTGGCATATTTCGGTGAACTCAGGGAAGTCATTTTGGATAAATTGTTCCATATGGAAAAATACGCGGGTGTCCTATTTATGTCTGTTGGCAATGACAAAAATGTTCCGAATTAAATTGTCTTCTTGAGATCGTCTAGTTAGTTCAAGCGCAGCTGCGGGTCTTGGCGGCGGATATCTACCGTGTTCACATGTACGGATTGTAAAATTTCCACTCGCCATCTGAATACAATATAGTGAGTTCGAGTGACTCCGGTCTCATTGAGCTTGAAACACCAGTTCTGATTCTCGTTGCAAACGCTACGATTGTTTCTTCTGGGATAGAGCTATCAATTACTTCGACGTCTTCAGCTTTAGCCACGTTTAACAAATCGACTCTTCTAAACGTTCCTTCGATACTAGTAACTTGAGAATCAATAAAATCTTCTAAGACTGCTTGTGGCATAGATTCTATTTTTGCGAGTTAAGGAATTAGGGGACACTAATAACTCTATAACTTAGCTGAATATTTCAGACCAATTATTCTCTTTGTCGCTCTCTCTGCCTTTTGATATCCATTTGGATACTGCAGGTTGACTGATTCTAAGTCGATCAGCAAGTTCTCTGGACTTCAGCCCCAACTTTTCTACTCCCAAATAGCAAATTATTGCCTTCGCCTCGGATACGGAACCATTACGAGAGCGTGCTAATAGTTCTGCCTGCCTGACACAACTTCGTCTACATACATGGGCAATCAGCTTTTCCAGGTTCCACCCATCCCTGGCTAATCTCGATTTCAGTTCGATCTCAATTTCGTCAGCTTCTAGCACCTGTTCAACAAAGCTGGATTCCCCAAGTATCCGCTCATCGCCTATACATAGGAGGTGTTCTTTCCGATATCGACAAATTGACTCCCAGCCACCATAGCTTCTAACCAGCCCGCCTCCTGAAAGGTTTTTTGTAGCCGAATCCAAGATTCCAGCTTCCATAAAGTCGACATACCTTTGTTGAGCTTTGTGTCGGCTTCTCCCGAAAAGAAGCAATACCTCTTCAATCAGATGCCATTCCTGTCCATGTCTACCGAGAATTCCGGCGTGCCCAGTCCATGGATACTGGCTAAGATCTGAAAGGTTCTCGACAACTTTTGCCCGTATAGGGTTGAGATGGATATATCGAATCAACTCTAATAAATAACTGTTTTCGTCACATAGTATAGATTTGAATCGATTTTGAAATACATAACCGCTTCGACGATGGCGGCGATTGTAGTTTCCAGCAAACCCTCCAAGAACCGGTGCCATCAGTTTTCCTAGTGGTTGGATACCTGCTCGAATCAGGAAGTGATAGTGGTTGGACATCAAAGCCCAGGCCAGGCATTGGGCATCGTTTCGCCGAAGGTTGTGTCCGAAACGAGAAAGAAAGTCCCTTTTGTCTACGGGGGTCCTCAAATATATACCGTTACTCCAATCCACGCCCAATGACGTGATAGCAACCCCCAAGTATATTAAGTCGGCCTCTCCTTGGCATACGAGAAGCTTAGTCGAGAAATTGAACAGTTTCCAAATTCAGTCAAGTTATAAAGTTATTAGTGTCCCGTATTAATTAGTGTCCCGTATTAAGCTTGGTCGTTAAGTTATAAGTACCCCGTATTAAAAAATCACCGATAGGACAACGCTTCCAGTAAATGCTGTGCATCAATGGTATCGCTGTTCTCACAGTCGGCGATGGTGCGGGCCAGTTTCAGGACGCGGTGGTAGCCGCGGGCGGAAAGACGCAGTTTGTCCATGGCCTCGCGCAGCAGGCGTTTGCCCGACTTGTCCAGGCGGCAGTCCCGTTCCAGTCGCGGGCCGGACAGCGTGGCATTGAGCCGCCCGGCCCGCTGCAGCTGGCGGGCGCGGCAGTCCACCACGGCCTGTTGAATGCTGGCCGAGTCGGGACCGGGTGCCGGGTCGCCCATTAACTCGATAGCGGACAGGCGTGGCACGTTCACCACCAGGTCGATGCGATCCAGCAGCGGCCCGGAGATCTTGCTCTGGTAGGCATCGATGCGTGGCTGGGTGCAACGACAACGGCCCGAGGGGTCGCCATGATAACCGCACGGGCAGGGATTCATCGCGGCTACCAGCTGAAAGCTGGCCGGGTAGCGTATCCTGTGGCTGGCCCGGGAAACTGTTATGGCTCTTGCCTCAAGAGGTTCCCGCAATACTTCCAGCGCCCGGCCGGTAAACTCCGGCAGTTCGTCCAGGAACAGGACGCCGTGATGAGCCAGGCTGACTTCTCCCGGCAGCGCTCTTGCGCCTCCGCCGACAAGGCTGGCGGGCGAAGCACTGTGGTGTGGGGTCCGGAACGGCGGCAGATAGAACTCCGGAAGCTTGAGTGGCTGGTTGGCGACTGATCGCAGCGCGGCCACCTGCAGGGCGGCCTCCTCACCAAGGCGAGGGAGAATGCCTGGCAGTGCACTGGCGAGCAGTGTCTTGCCGGTGCCGGGCGGGCCTTTGAGCAACAGATTGTGCCCACCGGCCGCTGCCAGTTGCAGTGCTCGCTTGGGCCGGCGCTGACCGCGGATACTCGCCAGATCACAGGGGTTCTCAGTCCCCATCTGCTCGGCGAAGTCCGGAGGCGGCACGCAGACTGGCAACGATTGCCCCTCGCTCAGCAGGCGAAGAATATCGTTGATTACATTGGCATAGCCTGCTCGACAGCCTCGCACCAGGCCGGCCTCGCTCTGATTGGCAGCGGGAACCACCAGTTGCCTGCCGCTGTCCCGGGCCTGGATAGCGGATGCCAGCACTCCCTCCACGCCCCGTAGTTCACCGCCAAGCGCCAGTTCGCCCAGAAATTCGTACTGGCCCAGCCGGTCGTCGGGCAACTGCCCGGAAGCGGCCAGGATACTGAGGGCAATGGCGAGATCATAGCGCCCACCTACCTTGGGCAGTTCGGCCGGGGCCAGATTGACAGTGATCCGCCGGGCCGGGAATTCCAGGTTGACATTGAGGATGGCACTGCGGACTCTTTCCCGGCTTTCCCGCACCGCGGTTTCCGGCAGGCCGACCACAGCCAGTCCGGGCAGTCCATTGGAGATATGGGTTTCCACCGTAACCAGCGGGGCTTCCACGCCCACCAGTGCGCGGGAATAAACTCTTCCCAGAGACAATGTCGACCCTCCCCGATCAGCTTGCATGGCCCGCGCCTCTCCGGCACCCGGATAGGAAGATGCCGCGGTCACACCATAGGGATAGCCTGAAAGTTCTGATAAATCCAGATTTTAGTCGATAGCACTATTTTTAGCAGGCAACAAAAAAGGCTGTCCGAGGACAGCCTTTTTTAGCAAAGAGCCAGTGTCTAAAACTTACTGACCCTGGGCTGTCGCTACCATATAATCCACGATGGCTCGCAGATCTTCATTGCTGCAGTTGAAGCACAGGCCTTTGGCAGGCATGGCGTTGACGCCATTGATCACGTTGTTCATGACCGCATCCATGCCTTTTTCCAGTCGGGCAGGCCAATCTTCTGCCTTGTTGGGGTTAGGGGCACCGCCGGCGCCAGAGTTGTGGCAGGCAAAGCAGGATGCCATGTATGTCTGCTGTGCGTTGAAGCCGTCAGTCAACTGGGCCAGCTGCAGAGGCGCAGCCTGGTTGTTGTCGGCGAACAGGGAACCGCTGAACACGACCGCGAAGATCGCCAGCCCAGTTTTCATTACTTTGGTTAAATCAGTCACTTTTTTGCTCCTTAAGGTTTACGGTATTACTCACTATCACTTCCGAGGGCTGCTTGCCCCTCTCTTTCTAATCTCTGGCTTTCTGATCTCTGGCTTTCTAATCTCTGGCTTTTCAGTCCGAGGCCTCAAAACCTGGCCCTGGAATTTATAGCGATCAAATATCTTGCAATCTGACTCGCTCGGTAAGGTTCAGCTTACTGACCACCTTCAGCCATGTAAGTAATCAATGCTTCAATATGCTCATCCGTGCAGTCCATGCACAGACCCCTCGCAGGCATGGCACCGATGCCATTAATCGCATTGGCCATTACGGTTTCAATGCCCTTGGCCATACGCTCGCCCCAGGCATCCGCGTCGCCCAATACCGGGGCTCCGGCGGCACCCGTGCCGTGACAGGCAAAGCAGCGCATCTGGTAAGTTCCAGCCACATCAAAATCGTCAGCAACCGCCGGGGCTGCTGCAGGCTCAGGCATTGCGATTGGAGCCGGCTGTGCAGCAGCTACAGGGGCTGGTGGTGCGGTTGGTGCCGCTGCCGGTGCACCCGGAGCTTCACTGCAGGGTTCACCAGCCAGGCAAACCTCACCCACAGGGGCCAGATTGCCGGCAATTCTATTAGTGTCGGACTGAGCCCACGCCAATGTCGCGGAGTAGCCGGATAACACAACCAGGACCATTACTCTTGCGATCTGTGTAAGAGACTTGTTTTGCTTGAAAAACAATTTGTTCACCTTTTCTATGCCTTTTTCAGGTTTTCTGCTTTAACTGTCTTTATAAATTTCTTTCTTTATAAAGTTAAGATACTGAACGCCGGCTTAACTGCCGGGTTGTTTGGGGCGTTAAATCCTACTGGCGGCTGAATGTGAACGCTACAATTTTTCACCGGACATGCCAGTCACAAACCCGGCGGCGATTATACCCTGTAATGCCATCTTCTTAAACAAGCTAAACGTATTTGAAGCCTGGTTGGCTGTTTAGTGAATACGGGCCAAAGACCCCGCCGTTGCTGGCCTCTGCCTCCATATCACGTTCCCTGGGCTCTCACATCACAGCGCAGAAAAAGACAAGCTATTGTCGGACTTTTACGCTTCTAGCGGCGATAGCTCCCGTCAAGAATTGCCTGCCACCAGGGTTGATTGTCCAGGTACCATTGCACGGTCTTGCTCATCCCCGAGTCGAAATCCTCCCGGGGCTGGTAACCCAGTTCGGAAGTTATCTTGCCGGCATCAATCGCATACCGTGTGTCATGGCCGGCCCGATCCTTGACGAAGGTGATAAGACTCTCTGCCGGGGTACCCCCGGCGCAGGGGCTCTCGGGAAAGCGACGGCCCAGTGCCGGGTCCCGGGTAAAGCAGTCATCGACAATTTTACAAAGCAGGCGCACCGTATCGATATTGGCCCATTCGTTATTGCCGCCGATGTTGTAACACTCACCGACTCTGCCCTTGTTGACGATCAGATCGATACCACGGCTGTGGTCATCCACGTAGAGCCAGTCCCGGATCTGTTGACCGTCGCCGTAGATTGGCAGTGGCTTGCCCTGCAGGATATTGAGCAGGCAGAGAGGTATCAGCTTCTCAGGAAAATGCAGCGGTCCATAGTTGTTTGAACAGTTGCTGGTGGTTACCCGCAGACCAAAGGTATGGTGATAGGCGCGTACCAAATGATCAGAGGCTGCCTTACTGGCGGCATAGGGTGAATTCGGAGCGTAGGTGGTGAGTTCGGTGAAGGCCGGATCTTCAGGGCCAAGTGTCCCATACACTTCGTCGGTGGAAACATGATGGAACAAATGCTGCCCGGTGCCCTGCTCGTCCAGCCAATATTGCTTCGCTGCCTTGAGTAAGCTATGAGTGCCCACCACATTGGTTTCGATAAAAGCGTCGGGACCGGTGATTGAGCGGTCCACATGGCTTTCGGCGGCAAAATGGACCAGCGTGTCAACCTGCCTGTCGCGCAACAGTTTCAATACAAGATCGAAATCACAGATATTGCCTCTTTCGAAGTGGAAGTTTTCACTTTCCATAAGAGGGGCCAAGTTGCTTAGATTGCCTGCGTAGGTCAGGGCATCCAGCACAACAACCCGATCCTGAGGGTAGTTGGTCATCCAGTATTTGACGAAGTTGGCACCGATGAATCCGGCGGCGCCTGTTACGAGCAAGGTTCTCATTGTCACTTTTCTCTTTTCTCTTTTCTCGGTTCTCGTTTCTCGTTTTCAATTCTTCAAGTAGGCGGTACTCAACCACCTGTAGTCGCAGCCATCACACTGAGAGCACTCACTGCCCAGCAGGGTTCTGGCTTCTCTTTCAACCGCCTTCAGCTGTCTTCAGCTCCTTAATTACATGTCGCAACTCATTGCGCCAATGTATCGCCGGCATGTGGAAGCAGCGGTAGCTCTCGGTTTTGTCCAATACGCTGAATGCCGGTCGCGCGGCGGGTGTCGGATACTCCGCGGTAGTTATCGGTGTAATTGGAATCGC is part of the Gammaproteobacteria bacterium genome and harbors:
- a CDS encoding transposase, which encodes MSNHYHFLIRAGIQPLGKLMAPVLGGFAGNYNRRHRRSGYVFQNRFKSILCDENSYLLELIRYIHLNPIRAKVVENLSDLSQYPWTGHAGILGRHGQEWHLIEEVLLLFGRSRHKAQQRYVDFMEAGILDSATKNLSGGGLVRSYGGWESICRYRKEHLLCIGDERILGESSFVEQVLEADEIEIELKSRLARDGWNLEKLIAHVCRRSCVRQAELLARSRNGSVSEAKAIICYLGVEKLGLKSRELADRLRISQPAVSKWISKGRESDKENNWSEIFS
- a CDS encoding YifB family Mg chelatase-like AAA ATPase encodes the protein MTAASSYPGAGEARAMQADRGGSTLSLGRVYSRALVGVEAPLVTVETHISNGLPGLAVVGLPETAVRESRERVRSAILNVNLEFPARRITVNLAPAELPKVGGRYDLAIALSILAASGQLPDDRLGQYEFLGELALGGELRGVEGVLASAIQARDSGRQLVVPAANQSEAGLVRGCRAGYANVINDILRLLSEGQSLPVCVPPPDFAEQMGTENPCDLASIRGQRRPKRALQLAAAGGHNLLLKGPPGTGKTLLASALPGILPRLGEEAALQVAALRSVANQPLKLPEFYLPPFRTPHHSASPASLVGGGARALPGEVSLAHHGVLFLDELPEFTGRALEVLREPLEARAITVSRASHRIRYPASFQLVAAMNPCPCGYHGDPSGRCRCTQPRIDAYQSKISGPLLDRIDLVVNVPRLSAIELMGDPAPGPDSASIQQAVVDCRARQLQRAGRLNATLSGPRLERDCRLDKSGKRLLREAMDKLRLSARGYHRVLKLARTIADCENSDTIDAQHLLEALSYR
- a CDS encoding c-type cytochrome; translation: MTDLTKVMKTGLAIFAVVFSGSLFADNNQAAPLQLAQLTDGFNAQQTYMASCFACHNSGAGGAPNPNKAEDWPARLEKGMDAVMNNVINGVNAMPAKGLCFNCSNEDLRAIVDYMVATAQGQ
- a CDS encoding c-type cytochrome — translated: MPEPAAAPAVADDFDVAGTYQMRCFACHGTGAAGAPVLGDADAWGERMAKGIETVMANAINGIGAMPARGLCMDCTDEHIEALITYMAEGGQ
- the rfbB gene encoding dTDP-glucose 4,6-dehydratase — encoded protein: MRTLLVTGAAGFIGANFVKYWMTNYPQDRVVVLDALTYAGNLSNLAPLMESENFHFERGNICDFDLVLKLLRDRQVDTLVHFAAESHVDRSITGPDAFIETNVVGTHSLLKAAKQYWLDEQGTGQHLFHHVSTDEVYGTLGPEDPAFTELTTYAPNSPYAASKAASDHLVRAYHHTFGLRVTTSNCSNNYGPLHFPEKLIPLCLLNILQGKPLPIYGDGQQIRDWLYVDDHSRGIDLIVNKGRVGECYNIGGNNEWANIDTVRLLCKIVDDCFTRDPALGRRFPESPCAGGTPAESLITFVKDRAGHDTRYAIDAGKITSELGYQPREDFDSGMSKTVQWYLDNQPWWQAILDGSYRR